A genome region from Acidobacteriota bacterium includes the following:
- a CDS encoding SDR family oxidoreductase: protein MNDRVCVVTGATGGIGYETARGIARQGATVVIVGRSAEKSRAAVEQIARETGNPRVECLIADLSIQADIRRLAGEIGERYPRLNVLVNNAGGVYMNGQMSADGIEMTLALNHLGYYLLARLLSPFLKINAPARIVNVSSFAHIGARIDFPALEFSGWSGYKRSKLANLLFTYELARRMDGTGVTVNALSPGFVASNFGLNNRGLLATMKPMMNWFAVSNETGARTSVYLATSPDVDGVTGKYFSRSKPRRSSRISTDRGAAATLWEISARMTGLTAD, encoded by the coding sequence ATGAACGACAGAGTGTGTGTCGTGACGGGAGCCACCGGGGGGATCGGGTACGAAACTGCCCGCGGCATCGCCCGGCAGGGCGCGACCGTTGTGATCGTCGGACGGAGCGCGGAGAAGAGCCGGGCCGCGGTCGAGCAGATTGCGCGGGAGACCGGCAATCCGAGAGTCGAGTGCCTGATCGCCGACCTGTCGATTCAGGCAGACATCCGGCGACTTGCCGGGGAAATCGGGGAGCGGTACCCGCGCCTCAACGTGCTCGTGAATAATGCCGGCGGGGTGTACATGAACGGCCAGATGAGCGCGGACGGGATCGAGATGACGCTGGCGCTCAATCACCTCGGGTACTATCTGCTCGCGCGCCTGCTGAGCCCGTTCCTCAAGATCAACGCCCCGGCTCGCATCGTCAACGTGTCATCGTTTGCGCACATCGGCGCCAGGATCGACTTTCCGGCTCTCGAGTTCAGCGGCTGGAGTGGGTACAAGCGCTCCAAGCTCGCCAATCTGCTGTTCACCTACGAACTGGCACGTCGAATGGACGGCACCGGCGTCACCGTCAACGCCCTGTCCCCGGGTTTCGTGGCCAGCAACTTCGGCTTGAACAACCGGGGGCTGCTCGCCACCATGAAACCGATGATGAACTGGTTTGCGGTCAGCAACGAGACGGGCGCCAGGACCAGTGTCTACCTGGCCACGTCGCCTGACGTGGACGGTGTGACGGGGAAGTATTTTTCCAGATCGAAGCCACGGCGGTCGTCCCGAATCTCCACCGATCGGGGCGCGGCAGCCACATTGTGGGAGATCAGCGCCAGGATGACCGGCTTGACGGCCGATTGA
- a CDS encoding AMP-binding protein, with protein sequence MPPFQPQTLLDLLDERAARAPAQAAFYWDDQPVSYAELRDRVNRFAVLLVERGVVRGDRVLIRLGNGPDFFQAFYGAIRAGAIAVPVFPASGSTRIAALASLCGARILVVPSGDPDDVPGVQSVTVAESDRCSPRGTFPAVVPHDVAFLQYTSGSTGLPKGVMLSHEGLLTNMAQMIAGMAITADDCFVSWLPVYHDMGLILMTMVPLFLGAKLVLLPTSLANARPWLLAIERHQGTLTAAPDFAYRLAVRYVRDPSAYDLSSLRLALNAAEPVRPRTIEEFERAFRLHDVVIAGYGLAEATVGVSTWTPGKPPLVDARGVVSVGRPFRDIDIQIIEDDQPVAEGQPGEIAVRSPANTRGYYSDEAETARLFWRDAYTKTGDLGYLDAAGHLFVTGRLKNIIKHGGETIFPQEAEQIADHLPFVRRSAAVGIDSGGPEGEQLYVFAEVSKVAGLDEPALHNSVVDVVDAIHAQLGLRPGRVYLLRPHGIPLTHNGKIQHAALRQRYLSGELRTDNAILFPGY encoded by the coding sequence ATGCCGCCATTCCAGCCGCAAACCCTGCTCGACCTGCTTGACGAGCGCGCCGCGCGCGCTCCAGCGCAGGCCGCGTTCTACTGGGACGATCAACCTGTCTCGTACGCCGAACTCCGGGACCGCGTCAACCGCTTCGCCGTTCTGCTGGTCGAGCGCGGTGTGGTGCGGGGCGACAGGGTCTTGATTCGGCTGGGCAACGGGCCGGATTTCTTCCAGGCGTTCTATGGCGCGATCCGCGCCGGCGCGATAGCCGTTCCGGTGTTTCCCGCCTCCGGTTCGACTCGCATCGCGGCCCTGGCCAGTCTCTGCGGCGCGCGCATCCTGGTGGTTCCGAGCGGCGACCCCGACGACGTCCCGGGAGTGCAGAGCGTCACGGTGGCCGAGAGCGACCGATGTTCGCCTCGCGGCACGTTTCCGGCCGTCGTTCCCCACGACGTCGCCTTCCTGCAGTACACGTCTGGCAGCACGGGGCTGCCCAAGGGAGTGATGCTTTCGCACGAGGGTCTGCTGACCAACATGGCGCAGATGATCGCCGGGATGGCCATCACGGCCGACGACTGCTTTGTGAGCTGGCTGCCGGTGTACCACGACATGGGCTTGATTCTGATGACGATGGTGCCGCTCTTCCTCGGCGCCAAACTCGTGCTGCTGCCCACGTCGCTGGCAAACGCGCGGCCGTGGCTGTTGGCCATCGAACGCCATCAGGGCACGCTGACGGCGGCGCCGGATTTCGCCTACCGGCTCGCGGTGCGCTATGTGCGCGATCCGTCCGCCTACGACCTCTCAAGCCTGCGTCTGGCGCTCAACGCCGCAGAGCCTGTCCGCCCCCGCACGATCGAGGAGTTCGAGCGCGCGTTCCGTCTGCATGACGTCGTGATTGCCGGCTACGGACTGGCCGAAGCCACCGTCGGCGTCAGCACGTGGACGCCTGGCAAACCGCCGCTGGTGGACGCGCGCGGCGTGGTGAGCGTGGGCCGCCCGTTCCGCGACATCGATATCCAGATCATTGAAGACGATCAGCCCGTCGCGGAAGGGCAGCCCGGCGAGATCGCCGTGCGCAGTCCGGCCAACACCCGCGGGTATTACAGCGATGAGGCAGAAACCGCACGCCTGTTCTGGCGAGACGCGTACACCAAGACCGGCGACCTCGGTTATCTGGACGCTGCCGGACATCTCTTTGTGACCGGACGCCTGAAGAACATCATCAAGCATGGTGGCGAGACGATCTTCCCGCAAGAAGCCGAACAGATCGCCGATCACCTGCCGTTCGTCCGCCGCAGCGCGGCCGTTGGGATTGACTCTGGCGGACCCGAGGGCGAGCAGCTCTACGTGTTTGCGGAAGTGTCGAAGGTCGCCGGCCTCGACGAGCCCGCGCTCCACAACTCCGTCGTGGACGTGGTCGACGCGATTCACGCGCAACTCGGACTCCGTCCCGGGCGCGTGTACCTGCTTCGGCCACACGGCATTCCTCTCACGCACAACGGCAAGATTCAGCACGCTGCTCTCCGCCAGCGGTATCTGTCCGGTGAGCTGCGGACGGACAATGCCATCCTGTTTCCGGGCTACTGA
- a CDS encoding acyl carrier protein: MLIELDDVCRAVGLVLGRRDPKADDRIQADLGGESIDVLNIVVTLEQKYGIVIDEAAMANVSTVRDLYDLALKSSHAAIPAANPARPA; the protein is encoded by the coding sequence ATGCTGATCGAACTTGATGACGTCTGCCGCGCGGTCGGTCTGGTGCTGGGACGCCGCGACCCGAAGGCGGATGACCGCATTCAGGCGGACCTGGGGGGCGAGTCGATCGACGTGCTCAACATCGTCGTGACGCTTGAACAGAAGTACGGCATCGTGATCGACGAAGCCGCCATGGCGAATGTGTCGACGGTGCGGGATCTGTACGACCTGGCCTTGAAGAGCTCCCATGCCGCCATTCCAGCCGCAAACCCTGCTCGACCTGCTTGA
- a CDS encoding condensation domain-containing protein yields the protein MRITDEVAPFSVVSVLRLEGSLAVPALRAALDALQRRHPLLRARILPEGKGYAYHFDVAGPIPLEVGERSGHDHWIAAVEDELARRIDLEAGPLIRCRYLFDQSGGDLIVAIPHNILDAACAAPLFSELISLCAGLAPASAGDTAQEGRFSASALYPKEYTGLGLARATAAHMGRQMADEMRFRWHSRGVRKAPIFETGRCRILPIRLSPALTAGLVQVSRRRRITLNAILSAAMVSAVQRHLYPSPRVPLRHIIFTDLRPRLRTAVPGTVLGCFLTLFRLTVMVERARGFWPLAQQIQDLTLRAARSGERFLANSTSPGTMKMIFGLKAFRMSATAFSYAGPIDLRTTGGSFEVTGVHSFAANMTLGPEYSALVRLFRGELWWDILYLDSDMDAALAQRIADDMRAILEEATC from the coding sequence ATGCGCATCACCGACGAAGTGGCGCCCTTCAGCGTCGTCTCGGTGCTGCGGCTGGAGGGCAGCCTGGCTGTCCCCGCGCTGCGTGCCGCGCTCGACGCGCTGCAGCGACGCCATCCGCTGTTGCGAGCCCGCATTCTGCCTGAAGGGAAGGGCTACGCGTACCACTTCGACGTCGCGGGGCCGATTCCCCTCGAGGTCGGCGAGCGGTCCGGTCACGACCACTGGATCGCGGCCGTCGAGGACGAACTCGCTCGGCGCATCGACCTGGAGGCCGGGCCGCTGATCCGCTGCCGGTACCTGTTTGACCAGAGCGGCGGCGACCTGATCGTCGCCATCCCGCACAACATCCTCGATGCGGCCTGCGCGGCGCCTCTCTTCTCCGAACTGATCTCCCTGTGCGCGGGCCTGGCGCCAGCGAGCGCCGGCGACACTGCCCAGGAGGGCCGTTTCTCCGCGTCGGCGCTCTACCCGAAGGAGTACACCGGGTTGGGTCTCGCCCGCGCAACAGCCGCGCATATGGGGCGCCAGATGGCCGACGAGATGCGGTTCCGCTGGCACTCGCGCGGCGTGCGGAAGGCCCCCATTTTCGAGACGGGCCGGTGCCGCATCCTGCCGATCCGGCTTTCTCCCGCACTGACGGCCGGGCTTGTCCAGGTCAGCCGCCGGCGCCGCATCACGCTCAATGCGATTCTCAGCGCCGCCATGGTGTCGGCGGTGCAACGCCACCTGTACCCGTCTCCGCGCGTCCCCCTGCGACACATTATCTTCACCGACCTTCGACCGCGACTGCGCACGGCGGTGCCGGGGACTGTGCTCGGGTGCTTCCTCACGTTGTTCCGCCTCACGGTAATGGTGGAGCGCGCGCGCGGCTTCTGGCCCCTTGCGCAGCAGATCCAGGACCTGACGCTGCGGGCCGCGCGATCCGGCGAACGGTTTCTGGCCAACTCCACGAGCCCGGGCACGATGAAGATGATCTTCGGCTTGAAGGCCTTCCGAATGAGCGCCACCGCCTTCAGCTATGCCGGGCCGATCGACCTGCGGACGACGGGCGGATCCTTCGAGGTGACCGGCGTGCATTCGTTCGCCGCCAACATGACGCTCGGGCCGGAATACAGTGCCCTGGTCCGGCTCTTTCGCGGCGAACTGTGGTGGGACATCCTGTACCTCGATTCCGACATGGACGCGGCCCTGGCTCAGCGGATCGCGGACGATATGCGGGCGATTCTTGAAGAGGCGACATGCTGA
- a CDS encoding cache domain-containing protein: MTTASPAIAPPPGVPGVYRRTSFWILLLLAAIGLAWSASSIASYLTYTRSVTESARSNLTSLTGKAALSIDAILREATDGVDAVAAGLSTGSLTKDTALARLREGLEQHTRYVGTTVSYRPFGFDPQRRLYSAYYTKKDGLVKFVQLDTVYDYTKPEYDWFGPALTGGPLWTAPYYDEAARTFMVTYSAPFYAVDPSTRSRAALGVVTVDISMDEIRRIIESLDLGPTGFGALVSQKGLYLSHPNTDLVRGKKTLAQVAAEEHDPDRLLLAGKIEKGEAGIIDHLSATTGLSAWLSYAPVPSTGWSLQNTFIKDDLPWDVARIRRQLIDSTIALLIFGVSAAALLLRVHTGSLPRLWATSIVTAILLAAGIGLVWKISLSYDSQGPTRGVQISDRATLQRVMNAYERVSAERRTEPPVYVPTGVFIESASLSAVDDLSVTGYLWQKYTIGAQDNLARGFVIGNATSLTVSDPYRQREHDVEVVRWHFNCTIRQRFDHSRFPLEQEKIGFRILHQDLNHNVVLVPDLAAYPITNPTSLPGLEKGMFLPGWELTRSFFELRDRRYETNFGLERSLAKEDFPALHFNVVIRRVLVDAFISNLTSVIIVTILLFTLLMIASRDERLVGFMQAGSGRVLNICVAMFFVIAFSHIDIRRKMAAEEIFYLEYFYFVIYAAMLWISINSVLFAMGTRIRLIHYRNNLISKLTFWPCLLGLLLVVTVFAFR, from the coding sequence ATGACGACTGCATCTCCCGCGATCGCGCCGCCACCCGGGGTACCGGGCGTGTATCGGCGCACGTCGTTCTGGATACTGCTGCTGCTGGCCGCGATCGGGCTGGCCTGGAGCGCATCCTCGATTGCCAGCTATCTGACGTACACGCGGAGCGTGACCGAGTCGGCCAGGTCGAATCTGACCTCGTTGACCGGCAAGGCCGCGCTGTCGATTGACGCGATTCTCCGGGAAGCCACGGACGGCGTGGACGCCGTCGCGGCCGGCTTGAGCACGGGTTCGCTGACCAAGGACACGGCCCTTGCGCGCCTGCGCGAGGGGCTTGAGCAGCACACGCGTTACGTCGGGACCACGGTGAGTTACAGACCGTTCGGGTTCGATCCACAGCGGCGGCTGTATTCGGCGTACTACACGAAGAAGGACGGGCTGGTGAAGTTTGTCCAGCTCGACACCGTCTACGACTACACGAAGCCCGAGTACGACTGGTTTGGTCCGGCGTTGACGGGAGGACCGCTGTGGACGGCGCCGTATTACGACGAAGCCGCCCGGACCTTCATGGTGACGTACTCGGCGCCCTTCTACGCCGTAGACCCGTCGACCAGGTCGCGCGCAGCGCTTGGCGTGGTCACCGTCGATATCTCAATGGACGAGATTCGACGGATCATCGAATCGCTGGATCTTGGTCCGACGGGATTTGGCGCACTGGTGTCGCAGAAGGGACTGTACCTCTCGCATCCCAACACAGACCTGGTGCGTGGGAAGAAGACGCTCGCTCAGGTCGCCGCCGAAGAGCACGACCCCGACAGGTTGCTGCTGGCCGGGAAGATCGAGAAGGGCGAAGCCGGGATCATCGACCACCTCAGCGCCACGACAGGGCTGAGTGCGTGGCTGAGTTATGCGCCCGTCCCCTCCACCGGATGGTCGCTGCAGAATACGTTCATCAAGGACGATCTCCCCTGGGATGTCGCGCGCATTCGGAGGCAGCTGATCGACAGTACGATCGCCCTGCTGATCTTCGGGGTGTCTGCCGCCGCACTCCTGCTGCGCGTGCATACGGGGAGCCTGCCGAGGCTCTGGGCCACGTCCATCGTCACCGCGATCCTGCTGGCCGCGGGGATCGGCCTCGTGTGGAAGATCTCGCTCTCGTATGATTCGCAAGGCCCGACCCGAGGCGTCCAGATCAGCGACAGGGCGACGCTGCAACGGGTGATGAATGCCTATGAACGCGTATCCGCCGAGCGCCGAACCGAGCCGCCCGTCTATGTCCCCACCGGCGTGTTCATCGAATCCGCGTCGCTCAGCGCCGTCGACGATCTGTCGGTGACGGGCTACCTGTGGCAGAAGTACACCATCGGCGCCCAGGACAACCTGGCCCGCGGGTTCGTGATCGGCAACGCAACCAGCCTGACCGTGTCCGACCCGTACCGCCAGCGTGAACACGATGTCGAGGTCGTGAGATGGCATTTCAACTGCACGATTCGGCAGCGGTTTGATCATTCCAGGTTTCCCCTCGAGCAGGAGAAGATCGGCTTCCGGATCCTGCATCAGGATCTCAACCACAATGTCGTGCTCGTGCCGGATCTCGCCGCCTATCCGATCACGAATCCAACGTCGCTGCCCGGGCTGGAAAAAGGGATGTTCCTGCCCGGCTGGGAGTTGACCAGGAGCTTCTTCGAGCTGCGCGACAGGCGCTACGAGACCAACTTCGGACTCGAACGATCCCTGGCCAAGGAGGATTTTCCGGCCCTGCATTTCAACGTTGTCATCCGCCGCGTCCTTGTCGACGCTTTCATCTCCAACCTGACGTCGGTCATCATCGTGACCATCCTGCTGTTCACGCTGCTGATGATCGCGAGCAGGGACGAGCGGCTCGTGGGTTTCATGCAGGCGGGCAGCGGCCGGGTGCTGAACATCTGCGTGGCAATGTTCTTCGTGATCGCGTTCAGCCACATCGACATTCGGCGGAAGATGGCCGCCGAGGAGATCTTCTACCTGGAGTACTTCTATTTCGTCATCTACGCGGCGATGCTGTGGATCTCGATCAACTCGGTGCTCTTCGCGATGGGCACGCGCATCCGGTTGATCCACTACCGGAACAACCTGATCTCGAAGCTGACGTTCTGGCCGTGCCTCCTGGGCCTGCTGTTGGTTGTGACGGTGTTCGCGTTTCGCTGA
- a CDS encoding cache domain-containing protein, producing the protein MTSLAISVTATAFGWLVLAGVFILVLRARWLAKLRAGFFVSMLLAMMGVALMSASVVGVWGYEAARRILDRQISVELQDVGEIVESRVAQIIGDISTRLGSFGASIAPLVNARASAGQLQDQLRTIRNFYPGFLQMEIFDSDGRPVAVSSAAVQQEETNRVAVAFGLDGRPFVSEARYSAIYKRQVIAISVPLGVGSGPVVGVVVVWYDLRIGLDALVKVAKFNQSGYAVMADGDGRILAHPDVSRVNEDISSYPAIQLARQSGKSGTVTALNARRESRLFGYRPIPNPGTLARQPWILLTEIDESEQLALLLTLRRELVVGVVLVLLAGLLVAQQVSRSIQQPMHELSDFAHRIGSGDMTGRVALGGHDVAGRLAASLNEMAAGLQERDHVKEVFGRYVATQVSAQILDGQVNLGGDSRRVTILFSDIRSFTAMAEQMTPSQVVSFLNDYFSEMVDAVFEQNGMLDKFLGDGLMAVFGAFGDTPDHPRRAVLAALRMKALLAKINGERAMAGKPPIAIGIGIHSDDVIVGNIGSRKRLEFTVVGDGVNVSSRLQTLNKEFGTTILVSETTFEALKDEFECRQMPDTPLRGKHKELRFYEVVSVKAGASV; encoded by the coding sequence ATGACGTCGCTCGCGATCTCCGTGACGGCGACGGCCTTCGGGTGGCTGGTGCTCGCTGGCGTGTTCATCCTCGTGCTCCGGGCGCGCTGGCTCGCGAAGCTCCGGGCCGGTTTCTTCGTCTCCATGTTGCTGGCCATGATGGGCGTGGCACTGATGTCGGCGTCGGTAGTCGGCGTGTGGGGATATGAGGCGGCCAGGCGCATCCTCGACCGCCAGATCAGCGTCGAACTGCAGGACGTGGGCGAGATCGTCGAGAGCCGGGTGGCACAGATCATCGGCGACATCTCGACGAGGCTCGGGAGCTTCGGAGCCTCGATCGCGCCACTGGTCAACGCCCGGGCCTCGGCGGGCCAGCTGCAGGACCAGTTGCGGACAATCCGGAATTTCTACCCCGGTTTTCTCCAGATGGAGATCTTCGACAGTGACGGCCGGCCCGTCGCCGTCAGTTCCGCGGCGGTTCAGCAGGAGGAGACGAACAGGGTTGCCGTCGCGTTCGGCCTGGACGGCAGGCCGTTCGTGTCCGAGGCCCGGTATTCGGCCATCTACAAGCGGCAGGTGATCGCGATCAGTGTGCCGCTCGGTGTCGGCTCCGGACCTGTGGTCGGCGTCGTTGTGGTTTGGTACGATTTGAGGATCGGGCTCGACGCGCTCGTGAAGGTCGCGAAGTTCAACCAGAGCGGGTACGCCGTGATGGCGGACGGCGACGGCCGGATCCTCGCCCATCCCGACGTCTCGCGCGTCAACGAAGACATCTCGTCGTACCCTGCGATCCAGCTCGCGCGGCAATCGGGCAAGAGCGGGACGGTGACCGCCCTGAACGCGCGACGGGAGTCCAGGCTGTTTGGCTACCGGCCGATCCCGAATCCCGGCACGCTGGCCAGGCAGCCGTGGATCCTGCTCACCGAAATTGACGAGAGCGAGCAGTTGGCGCTGCTGCTCACCCTGCGCCGCGAGCTCGTGGTTGGCGTCGTGCTGGTGCTGCTGGCCGGCCTGCTTGTCGCGCAGCAGGTCTCACGATCGATCCAGCAGCCGATGCACGAGCTCAGTGATTTTGCACATCGGATCGGCAGTGGCGACATGACCGGACGCGTGGCGCTCGGCGGTCATGACGTGGCCGGCCGGCTGGCCGCGTCGCTGAACGAGATGGCCGCCGGCCTCCAGGAGCGCGATCACGTCAAAGAGGTGTTCGGCCGCTACGTCGCGACGCAAGTCTCGGCCCAGATTCTCGACGGCCAGGTGAACCTGGGCGGCGACTCGCGGCGTGTCACGATCCTCTTCTCCGACATCCGAAGCTTCACGGCGATGGCGGAGCAGATGACGCCCTCGCAGGTCGTGTCGTTCCTCAACGACTACTTCTCGGAGATGGTGGACGCCGTCTTCGAGCAGAACGGCATGCTGGACAAGTTCCTGGGCGACGGACTGATGGCGGTCTTCGGCGCCTTCGGCGACACGCCCGACCACCCGCGCCGCGCCGTGCTGGCGGCGCTCCGCATGAAGGCGCTGCTGGCCAAGATCAACGGCGAGCGGGCGATGGCGGGGAAGCCCCCGATTGCGATCGGCATCGGCATCCACTCCGACGACGTGATCGTCGGCAATATCGGATCGCGCAAGCGCCTCGAGTTCACCGTGGTTGGCGACGGCGTCAACGTGTCGTCGCGGCTGCAGACGCTCAACAAGGAATTCGGGACCACGATTCTGGTCAGCGAAACGACGTTCGAGGCCCTCAAAGACGAGTTCGAATGCCGCCAGATGCCGGACACGCCGCTTCGAGGCAAGCACAAGGAACTCAGGTTCTACGAAGTCGTCAGCGTCAAGGCCGGAGCCAGCGTCTGA
- a CDS encoding cyclic nucleotide-binding domain-containing protein: MVDLDFLATIQIFNFFTHAELEVVGKLAQEVSFAKDDVVIRIGEPGDVFYVVLDGELEVWDAGQPPRQTGTLRRGDYFGEMALLQGGKRTATVTAARRARLLAIDKPAFDQLFLKNPKAIEFFARVLSKRLAGVTRAERLRRATTTITVGSRPGLKGGTLIAFSLAVLLKQITTTEVIYVEVLAGRETQDPTTLDLLSDSLDAAPRKFVPPPARLGGGPVVLRVALPPGLGSAAYGDLLSNLVSKLSDVFSFIVIDFGAETAGLIGSASAYSDVYVALVDKPNEEPGVGDPRKMKMFRVINLVNPNSRPLSISSSEPFVVPRSAALAGSIADVSEFIRTHPRAAAALPIHRLAHKLLGTSIGLALGGGAAFGLAHLGVLKVLEEAGVPIDLVAGCSQGSIIAVGYASGLPVSEMIDIARELGVKRNFLLASDPTFFTKPGIMAGQRFVALMRPFLKGKETFEQLVLPCRTVATDVETGERIAIGSGRLETAYRASSSVPMVMAPVKMGEHVLVDGGVSDPVPAEVVLDMGADLTIAVNVVPRMKRGVETVVASWYRKINAFNPLNYLVDSEDMPNLFDIVMNSMQILEYELGNFKAIAADVLINPDLSDFTWIEYYRADELIARGADAARRALPAIEKTIEARIAPIRLVAPGANRPEGT; encoded by the coding sequence ATGGTCGACCTGGACTTCCTCGCCACGATTCAGATCTTCAACTTCTTCACCCACGCCGAACTCGAGGTGGTCGGGAAGCTGGCGCAGGAAGTGTCGTTCGCCAAAGATGACGTCGTCATCCGCATTGGCGAGCCGGGCGACGTCTTCTACGTCGTGCTTGACGGCGAGTTGGAGGTCTGGGATGCGGGCCAGCCGCCGCGTCAGACCGGGACGCTCAGACGGGGCGACTACTTCGGGGAAATGGCGCTGCTGCAGGGCGGCAAGCGAACCGCTACGGTGACCGCCGCGCGCCGAGCGCGCCTGCTTGCGATCGACAAACCGGCCTTCGATCAGCTGTTCCTGAAGAACCCAAAGGCGATCGAGTTCTTCGCGCGGGTTCTGTCGAAGCGGCTGGCTGGTGTCACCCGCGCCGAGAGGCTCCGGCGTGCGACCACGACCATCACCGTGGGCAGCCGCCCGGGGTTGAAGGGCGGGACCCTGATCGCCTTTTCGCTCGCCGTCCTCCTCAAACAGATCACCACGACCGAGGTGATCTATGTCGAGGTTCTGGCGGGACGCGAGACGCAGGATCCCACCACGCTCGATCTGCTGTCCGACAGTCTCGATGCGGCGCCGCGGAAATTCGTTCCGCCGCCGGCCCGTCTCGGCGGAGGCCCCGTGGTCCTCCGGGTTGCGCTCCCCCCTGGTCTCGGCTCGGCGGCGTACGGCGATCTGCTCTCGAATCTGGTTTCGAAGTTGAGTGACGTCTTCAGCTTCATCGTCATCGACTTCGGGGCCGAGACAGCGGGGCTCATCGGATCGGCCAGCGCGTACTCTGATGTCTACGTCGCTCTGGTTGACAAACCCAACGAGGAGCCTGGCGTCGGCGATCCTCGGAAGATGAAGATGTTCCGCGTCATCAACCTGGTCAACCCGAATTCCAGGCCTTTGTCGATCAGCAGCAGCGAACCGTTCGTCGTGCCGCGCAGTGCGGCATTGGCCGGCTCCATTGCTGACGTCAGCGAGTTCATTCGCACGCATCCACGGGCGGCGGCCGCGCTGCCAATCCACCGGCTGGCGCACAAATTGCTCGGCACCTCGATTGGTCTGGCGCTCGGCGGCGGCGCGGCGTTCGGTCTCGCCCATCTTGGCGTGCTCAAGGTGCTCGAAGAGGCCGGCGTGCCCATCGATCTGGTGGCGGGCTGCAGCCAGGGCTCGATTATCGCGGTCGGCTATGCATCCGGGCTGCCGGTGTCCGAGATGATCGATATTGCCCGCGAGCTGGGCGTGAAGCGCAATTTCCTCCTGGCTTCCGATCCGACGTTCTTTACCAAGCCTGGCATCATGGCGGGCCAGCGCTTCGTGGCGCTGATGCGGCCGTTTCTGAAGGGCAAGGAGACGTTCGAGCAGTTGGTGCTGCCCTGTCGCACGGTCGCGACCGACGTCGAGACGGGCGAACGCATCGCTATCGGCTCCGGACGGCTCGAAACGGCGTACCGCGCCAGTTCGTCGGTCCCGATGGTGATGGCGCCAGTCAAGATGGGCGAGCACGTGCTGGTGGACGGCGGCGTCTCGGATCCGGTTCCGGCGGAGGTCGTCCTCGACATGGGCGCCGATCTGACGATTGCCGTCAATGTCGTGCCGCGCATGAAGCGCGGAGTCGAAACCGTGGTCGCCTCCTGGTACCGCAAGATCAACGCGTTCAACCCGCTGAACTACCTGGTGGACTCGGAGGACATGCCGAACCTGTTTGACATCGTCATGAACTCGATGCAGATCCTCGAGTACGAATTGGGGAACTTCAAGGCGATCGCTGCCGACGTGCTGATCAATCCCGATCTGTCCGACTTCACGTGGATCGAGTACTACCGCGCTGACGAATTGATTGCGCGGGGGGCGGATGCGGCGAGGCGTGCACTGCCAGCCATCGAGAAGACGATCGAGGCCAGAATTGCGCCGATCCGGCTGGTGGCCCCCGGCGCGAACAGGCCGGAAGGGACGTAG